The Methanothermobacter thermautotrophicus genome contains the following window.
AAGAGCCTCCAGGCATTCATAGATGCCATAGAAAAGTCTGAGGCACTTATAGGAAAAGAGGCAATAAGAAGGTACGGTGGATTCTACGGCCCAACATGTGTGGTTGACTTTGCCCTCATGCCTGGCAGCACGAGCAACGTGGTGAACAGGATTCTCAGCAAGACAGACATCCCCGAAATGCACAAACAGGCAATACTATCAGCAAAATCATGGGGTATGAACACTTCCTACGGTATAGGGGAGGTATTTGCAAACGAACTTGAGAGGGGGGCGACCGCCGCAGAGGCAGCCCAGAAGGAAATCGAAATGGTGAAATACATCTATGAGGAGCCAGTGGAGGCCCAGGCAAAACTCATGGACGACCATGGTCATGAATCCTTTGATGTAAGGGAGTACATGTCCCGCTACAGGAAGGAGATGGAGGCAACCGTCAGGGCAGCCATGGATGATGGGGTGCACTACGGCAACATACTCACTGTACCAGCATACTGTGTTGGTGACATATCACATCACATAGCCCAGTCCACCTACAACATGTGCAAGGATGATGTGGTAATGGCCATAATAGAGGCAACCACCGAGGTCATGGACAGCACCCTCAACAGCGCGGTGTCATCATTTAAGAGTGAATATGATGTCCTTAGCCTTGCAACAGGCTCATCTGCATGCGCTGTCGAGTACATACTCGAACTTGATGGCTTCAATGCAATAGGTGTTGTTGACCTCCTCACAAAGAGGTTCCACAACTATGTACAGCTCTACCCCACAAGGGGCGCCGCAGCCGAACTCCACAACAGCGACTTCATGGACATGATATACCGTGGATGGACACACATCGACAGGGCAAGGAGGATGCTTAACGGAAAAGAAGGGCCACTTGAACCCATGGTCGGAGACTACAAGGTTGATCTCTCACCGATACACGAAAATGAAGTCATAATGAACCCACAGCGCTACACATACCCGGCATGTGCAATAACAGTGAGGTTCTCAGCCCTCATGAGACTTGCTGACTACCCATGCCTCCTTACAAGTGAACCGGTCACCGCAACCCTGATGACCAACATAATCGCACTCCACAAGGAGAGCGCTGCATCACCTGCAAGGACATGTAAGAACTGCGCAGCAGCAGCCCTAATTGACTTCAGACACAACCACTGCCAGTGGAGAGAAGCTGTATAGCTTCACCAATCCATCCATTTTTTTGGTGATCATATGAAATGTTATGTCTGCGCCGAGCAGGGCAAGGACACCGATGCGGTTGCAATATGTATAGTCTGCGGGATGGGGCTCTGCACCGAGCACGCCATAAG
Protein-coding sequences here:
- a CDS encoding DUF2193 domain-containing protein; the protein is MVELYEKMVKEAMMAQKADVETIKKNRGKEFKIKDTKAYLDVVQEMEPVGDQSEAVINLHRDSVKAHYEILDSLTDTIRPEDDPFVEHYQTPVVLEILRDEDSEFEKSLQAFIDAIEKSEALIGKEAIRRYGGFYGPTCVVDFALMPGSTSNVVNRILSKTDIPEMHKQAILSAKSWGMNTSYGIGEVFANELERGATAAEAAQKEIEMVKYIYEEPVEAQAKLMDDHGHESFDVREYMSRYRKEMEATVRAAMDDGVHYGNILTVPAYCVGDISHHIAQSTYNMCKDDVVMAIIEATTEVMDSTLNSAVSSFKSEYDVLSLATGSSACAVEYILELDGFNAIGVVDLLTKRFHNYVQLYPTRGAAAELHNSDFMDMIYRGWTHIDRARRMLNGKEGPLEPMVGDYKVDLSPIHENEVIMNPQRYTYPACAITVRFSALMRLADYPCLLTSEPVTATLMTNIIALHKESAASPARTCKNCAAAALIDFRHNHCQWREAV